A section of the Engystomops pustulosus chromosome 3, aEngPut4.maternal, whole genome shotgun sequence genome encodes:
- the EFHC1 gene encoding EF-hand domain-containing protein 1, with protein sequence MSSHPVHGLPFLPGNTYRDPTKSIFHRSQTLTYRNGYSRPVLPTVGIGREPITVNQLSQADLDELANKRPTLTYGQVRQAPPSTFIPSYVAFDKKVLRFEGYFKETVPISQDEHYRVRKVSIYYYLEDDTISVVEPPVENSGIPQGTFIKRQRHPKNDNGDHYHWKDLNVGINITLYGRTLRLISCDRFTQDFLESEGIELNLPEEIPPDPYTEIRKEPNRTYTTPPDFDKLKQFLTMDRKVLRFFSLWDDSGSMFGEIRPVIIHYYLVDDTVEVREVHERNDGRDPFPVLMRRQRLPKSVKDLRDTFPKCVLEMSEQEVTEWYTPRDFMLGRHVTILGRKFFLYDCDAYTLDFYQEKLGVQDLTPADVTKPQEEEVTQEIPPYNGYGLLEDSLQNCLTLIPKPPKKDVIKMLENDHKVLRYAAALDSMNPEDKERRFILSYYLSDDTISIFEPQIRNSGIIGGKFLEKSRVTKPGSTMDNPVYYGPDDFTIGSVVEVFRQRFIIKDADRYVLNYMKTHEHQFPCEVLRSLEKHFHAQEGDRELGNPDIQERTGSGGTYDPII encoded by the exons ATGTCCTCTCATCCTGTACATGGGCTGCCATTCCTTCCCGGCAACACCTACCGCGACCCGACC AAATCTATTTTCCACCGCTCCCAGACGTTGACTTATCGTAATGGGTACAGCCGGCCCGTGCTCCCCACTGTAGGGATCGGCAGAGAGCCAATTACAGTGAACCAACTATCACAAGCTGATCTAGATGAACTCGCCAACAAAAGACCCACCCTGACATACGGGCAAGTGCGGCAGGCGCCACCCTCCACCTTCATACCCTCTTATGTGGCCTTCGACAAAAAG GTGCTACGCTTTGAGGGATACTTTAAAGAGACCGTCCCCATCTCACAAGACGAACACTACAGAGTACGGAAAGTGAGTATATACTACTACCTGGAAGACGACACGATATCCGTGGTGGAGCCCCCGGTGGAGAACTCCGGAATACCACAAGGCACATTTATAAAGAGACAGAGACACCCGAAGAACGACAATGGGGATCACTACCACTGGAAGGACCTGAACGTGGGCATCAACATCACCCTGTACGGCAGGACCCTCCGCCTCATCAGCTGCGACAGATTCACACAG GATTTCCTAGAGAGTGAGGGCATCGAACTTAACCTGCCAGAAGAAATCCCTCCGGATCCCTACACCGAGATCCGGAAGGAGCCGAACCGGACTTATACCACACCACCCGACTTTGATAAACTCAAGCAATTCCTCACCATGGACCGTAAG GTGCTGCGCTTCTTCTCCCTCTGGGATGACTCGGGCAGTATGTTTGGAGAGATCCGACCGGTCATTATACATTACTACCTGGTGGATGACACGGTGGAGGTCCGGGAGGTCCACGAGAGGAATGACGGGAGGGATCCATTCCCTGTGTTAATGAGGCGGCAGCGCTTACCGAAATCTGTCAAGGATCTACGAG ATACCTTTCCCAAATGTGTCCTGGAGATGTCGGAGCAGGAGGTGACGGAGTGGTACACCCCCCGGGATTTCATGCTGGGGCGTCACGTCACCATCCTGGGGCGCAAGTTCTTCCTGTACGACTGCGACGCCTACACCCTGGACTTCTACCAGGAGAAGCTCGGAGTCCAGGACCTGACGCCTGCGGATGTCACCAAACCACAGGAGGAAGAAGTGACACAG GAGATCCCCCCATACAATGGCTACGGCTTGCTGGAGGACTCTCTTCAGAACTGTCTTACTCTCATCCCAAAACCACCCAAGAAAGACGTGATCAAGATGCTGGAGAACGACCACAAGGTCCTGAGATACGCCGCCGCTCTG GACTCCATGAACCCTGAAGACAAAGAGCGACGTTTCATCCTGTCCTATTACCTCTCTGACGACACCATCAGTATTTTTGAGCCTCAAATCCGTAACTCGGGAATCATCGGAGGGAAATTCCTGGAAAAGAGTAGAGTTACTAAACCAGGCTCCACCATGGACAATCCCGTCTACTATGGTCCTGACGACTTCACTATTGGTTCTGTTGTTGAAG TTTTTAGGCAACGGTTCATCATCAAAGACGCAGACAGATATGTTCTAAACTACATGAAGACTCATGAGCATCAGTTTCCCTGTGAAGTGCTGAGGTCACTGGAGAAACACTTCCACGCACAAGAGGGAGACAGAGAGCTGGG GAATCCTGATATCCAGGAGAGAACTGGATCCGGAGGAACATATGATCCGATAATTTAG